In Citrus sinensis cultivar Valencia sweet orange chromosome 4, DVS_A1.0, whole genome shotgun sequence, one DNA window encodes the following:
- the LOC102617981 gene encoding protein Iojap-related, mitochondrial, translating to MLAALRNRSLNLLKSLSSWKQQELCLRLSSLSTVSGTDDGLLNLQDVEKILTDVRADDVKVIPVGEKCDWTDYMVIATGRSTWHVKNIAQAIIYKAKQRQREVGAKQMMLPSVQGQDTGKWVIIDSGKVIVHALDENARAYYNLEDLWTSEPSKSATVQDLQKAFVKVRRKNNSKKPVEKSA from the exons ATGTTGGCGGCCCTAAGAAACCGATCTCTCAATCTTTTGAAATCACTATCATCATGGAAGCAGCAAGAGCTGTGTCTGAGATTATCGTCTTTGTCCACCGTTTCGGGAACTGACGACGGGTTGCTGAATTTACAAGATGTGGAGAAGATATTGACTGACGTCAGAGCAGACGACGTTAAGGTGATACCGGTCGGAGAGAAATGTGATTGGACAGATTATATGGTGATTGCCACCGGTAGGTCCACGTGGCACGTCAAGAATATCGCTCAAGCCATTATTTACAAG GCTAAGCAGAGGCAGAGAGAGGTAGGAGCTAAGCAGATGATGCTACCCAGTGTTCAAGGGCAGGATACAGGAAAATGGGTTATCATCGACTCTG GCAAAGTGATTGTTCACGCACTTGATGAGAATGCTAGAGCCTACTACAATTTGGAAGACCTTTGGACCTCAGAGCCATCTAAATCAGCAACAGTTCAG GATTTGCAAAAAGCATTTGTTAAGGTTCGTCGCAAGAATAATTCCAAAAAGCCAGTGGAAAAAAGTGCTTAG
- the LOC102618827 gene encoding uncharacterized protein LOC102618827, with amino-acid sequence MRIVAFTRRLNCFSRIKTFPYPYGYTPCRALSDSKTIVSNEAVVPVLIVGAGPVGLVLSILLTKLGIKCSVLEKNKAFSTHPQAHFINNRSMEVFRKLDGLAEEIERSQPPVDLWRKFIYCTSVTGPILGSVDHMQPQDFEKVVSPVSVAHFSQYKLNKLLLKQLEKLNFKICTSEGTEGLHNHLLQGREILMGHECVSVSATDQCINVIASFLKEGKCTERNIQCNILIGTDGAGSTVRKLVGIDLVGEKDLQKLVSVHFLSKDLGDYLLNERPGMLFFIFNTEAIGVLVAHDLKEGEFILQVPFYPPQQNLEDFSPEICEKLIFKLVGWELSDIDVIDIKPWVMHAEVAEKFLCCYNQIILAGDACHRFPPAGGFGMNTGVQDAHNLAWKIASVLKDIAPASILNTYETERKPIAEFNTALSVQNFRAAMEVPSALGLDPTIANSVHQLINRVAGSVLPSVLQKALLEGIFKVGRAQLSESLLNESNPLGSSRLAKLRHIFEEGKSLQLQFPAEDLGFRYLKGALVPDSDCEVGAPEAPTGHRRDFVPSANPGSRLPHMNVRVLSTVRNREIISTLDLVSGDKVEFLLIIAPVEESYHLARAALKVAEDFKVPTKVCVLWPAGTTNEVEFRSAAELAPWKNYIDVVEVKKSSDSLSWWRICKMTDKGAILVRPDDHIAWRSKSGVSGNPKLEMEMAFSAVLGIKPVNVEGTT; translated from the exons ATGAGGATTGTAGCGTTTACGAGAAGACTTAACTGTTTCTCCAGAATCAAAACATTCCCATATCCATATGGGTATACTCCATGCAGAGCCTTATCAGACTCCAAAACTATCGTTAGCAATGAAGCTGTGGTTCCGGTTTTGATAGTTGGTGCAGGACCCGTCGGTCTCGTTCTCTCTATACTTCTCACAAAATTag GGATAAAATGCTCGGTTTTGGAGAAAAACAAGGCCTTCTCTACGCACCCGCAGGCTCATTTTATCAATAACCGGTCTATGGAG GTGTTTCGGAAATTGGATGGCTTGGCAGAGGAGATTGAAAGGTCACAACCGCCAGTTGATTTGTGGagaaaattcatatattgtACATCAGTAACGGGTCCAATTCTTGGGTCAGTGGACCACATGCAACCTCAAG ATTTTGAGAAAGTTGTCAGCCCAGTCTCTGTTGCACACTTCTCACAgtacaaattaaacaaattactACTTAAGCAGCTGGAAAAGCTcaactttaaaatttgtacaTCAGAAGGTACGGAGGGCCTTCACAACCACTTGCTCCAGGGAAGGGAAATATTAATGGGGCATGAGTGTGTATCTGTCAGTGCTACTGATCAATGTATAAATGTGATTGCTTCATTTCTCAAGGAAGGGAAATGTACAGAGAGAAATATCCAGTGCAATATTCTTATTGGTACAGATGGTGCTGGAAGTACTGTGAGGAAGCTTGTAGGAATAGATCTAGTAGGTGAAAAAGACTTGCAAAAGCTTGTCAGTGTTCATTTTCTTAGCAAAGACCTTGGAGACTACCTACTCAATGAGCGACCTGGAAtgctatttttcattttcaatactGAAGCTATTGGAGTCCTAGTAGCTCATGACCTTAAGGAAGGAGAATTTATATTGCAG GTGCCTTTTTACCCTCCTCAGCAAAACCTTGAAGATTTCAGCCCCGAG ATATGCGAGAAGTTAATATTCAAATTAGTTGGTTGGGAACTTTCAGACATCGATGTGATTGATATAAAGCCATGGGTGATGCATGCTGAAGTTGCTGAGAAGTTTCTATGCTGTTACAATCAGATTATACTTGCTGGTGATGCTTGTCATAGGTTCCCTCCTGCTGGTGGTTTTG GAATGAATACTGGCGTTCAGGATGCTCATAATCTTGCCTGGAAAATAGCTTCCGTACTTAAGGATATTGCCCCGGCTTCAATACTAAATACTTACGAAACAGAACGTAAGCCG ATTGCTGAATTCAACACTGCACTTAGTGTTCAGAACTTTAGAGCCGCCATGGAAGTTCCTTCTGCTCTTGGTCTTGACCCAACTATTGCAAACTCCG tgcatcaactaattaatagaGTGGCTGGTTCTGTTCTGCCATCTGTACTACAGAAGGCATTGCTGGAAGGAATTTTTAAGGTAGGTCGTGCACAGCTATCAGAATCTCTTCTGAACGAAAGCAACCCTCTTGGATCTTCAAGGCTTGCCAAATTGAGGCATATATTTGAAGAAGGAAAGAGTCTCCAACTCCAGTTTCCTGCTGAAGATCTTGGTTTCAG gTACCTTAAAGGAGCACTTGTTCCTGATAGTGATTGTGAGGTTGGCGCTCCAGAGGCACCTACGGGTCATCGGAGGGACTTTGTTCCTTCTGCAAATCCAGGATCAAGGCTGCCCCATATGAATGTGAGGGTGTTGTCAACAGTAAGAAATCGG GAGATCATCTCTACACTGGATCTTGTGTCTGGAGATAAAGTTGAATTCCTCCTCATAATAGCACCAGTAGAAGAGTCCTACCATCTTGCTCGTGCTGCATTGAAGGTGGCCGAGGATTTCAAAGTTCCTACTAAGGTATGTGTGTTGTGGCCTGCTGGTACTACGAATGAAGTTGAATTCAGAAGTGCTGCAGAATTGGCACCTTGGAAGAACTACATAGATGTTGTAGAAGTTAAAAAGTCATCAGATTCATTGTCATGGTGGAGGATCTGTAAGATGACTGACAAGGGAGCCATCTTGGTCCGACCTGATGACCACATTGCCTGGCGTTCAAAATCAGGTGTTTCTGGAAACCCCAAATTGGAGATGGAAATGGCTTTTTCCGCTGTTCTGGGAATAAAGCCAGTCAATGTAGAAGGAACAACATAA
- the LOC102619129 gene encoding uncharacterized protein LOC102619129 yields MDDFSDSVSTTSSSSSSSSSSSIITNFPLISAFVAFTIAQCAKFFTAWYKERRWDLKQLIGSGGMPSSHSATVTALAMAVGFQEGFGGPLFATALILACVVMYDATGVRLQAGRQAEVLNQIVYELPAEHPLAESRPLRELLGHTPAQVIAGALLGIVTAVIGHAIILVCSQI; encoded by the exons atggatgatttttctgacTCTGTTTCGACgacatcttcttcttcttcttcttcgtcatCGTCGTCTATAATTACGAATTTTCCTCTCATTTCAGCTTTTGTCGCCTTTACCATCGCCCAATGCGCCAAATTCTTCACTGcctg GTACAAGGAAAGACGATGGGATCTCAAGCAACTTATTGGATCTGGAGGAATGCCGTCTTCCCACTCTGCAACTGTCACAGCTCTAGCAATGGCAGTTGGGTTTCAAGAAGGTTTTGGTGGGCCGCTGTTTGCTACTGCTCTGATATTGGCATGTGTG GTGATGTATGATGCGACCGGTGTAAGATTACAAGCCGGGCGCCAGGCAGAG GTCTTAAATCAAATTGTATATGAACTTCCTGCTGAACATCCTCTGGCTGAAAGCAGACCATTGCGTGAACTTCTTGGTCACACCCCTGCTCAG GTCATTGCTGGTGCGTTACTTGGAATTGTCACTGCAGTTATAGGCCATGCGATCATCCTAGTTTGTAGCCAAATTTAA
- the LOC102618543 gene encoding ATP-dependent DNA helicase Q-like 5, producing METDSDSGGSHISATPPRCQNPPSPPPLQTNTLSSSKSKVRVAPSHLSETKKPTKSKPSQPAPPTPPPPPSDATPLPTLPFQIRRSFSQNPSISAFKSLETLPAGFCFRLASFTKIQKPSLRFENDQSLPTPSNPQGINEIKSDAFAKKKKQINLVSVDVPLPPAKLRKCNGEGNFVRLNLNNNKRKFANKGKRNKSFRGKLSYRRSKKKLNKNETESKGDEDEYGLIIENLEQNQKNRRAASELELVEEAVRAVRDEASDENLGRLLRLVYGYDSFRDGQLEAVKMVLDKKSTMLVLPTGAGKSLCYQIPAMILPGLTLVVCPLVALMIDQLRHLPPVIHGGFLSSSQRPEEVAETLRLIQVGAIKVLFVSPERFLNADFLSIFTATSLISLVVVDEAHCVSEWSHNFRPSYMRLRASLLRARLNVECILAMTATATTTTLRDVMSALEIPLSNLIQKAQLRDNLQLSVSLSGNNRMKDLLMLMKSSPFTEVQSIIIYCKFQFETDLISRYLCDNSISVKSYHSGIPAKDRSRIQELFCSNKIRVVVATVAFGMGLDKRDVGAVIHYSLPESLEEYVQEIGRAGRDGRLSYCHLFLDDITYFRLRSLMYSDGVDEYAINKFLCQVFTNGMNSHGKLCSLVKESASRKFDIKEEVMLTLLTCLELGEIQYLQLLPELKVTCTLNFHKTTPTLLADKDKMVATILKKSETKQGQYVFDIPTVANSIGATTIDVSNQLLNLKMRGEITYELKDPAYCYTIVEVPSDFCALSAHLTKWLSEVENCKVRKLDRMFHAAVFAVDVCEKTHGCNGSLHTPCLQKNILDYFRGDDNCDVPNKIGQSSPFLRADIKVFLQSNLNAKFTPRAVARILHGIASPAYPSTIWSKTHFWGRYVQINFQVVMEAAKAELLNFAGKDVL from the exons ATGGAAACCGATTCAGACTCCGGCGGCTCTCACATCTCCGCCACTCCTCCCAGATGCCAAAATCCTCCGTCACCGCCGCCGCTGCAGACGAATACTCTCAGTTCCAGCAAATCTAAAGTTCGAGTGGCTCCATCCCATCTCTCAGAAACCAAAAAACCAACCAAATCTAAACCCTCTCAACCGGCCCCGCCCACACCGCCCCCACCGCCATCCGACGCCACTCCTCTTCCAACTCTACCCTTCCAGATCCGCCGTTCATTTTCGCAAAACCCCTCAATCTCTGCCTTTAAGTCCCTCGAAACCCTTCCCGCTGGATTCTGCTTTAGACTCGCTTCCTTCACAAAAATCCAAAAACCTTCTCTCCGGTTCGAGAATGACCAATCTCTCCCTACACCGTCAAATCCCCAAGGTATTAACGAAATCAAAAGTGATGCATTTgctaagaagaagaagcaaattaatttagtaagCGTTGATGTTCCCTTGCCGCCGGCAAAATTGCGAAAATGTAACGGTGAAGGTAACTTCGTGAGGTTGAATCTGAATAACAATAAGCGTAAATTCGCTAACAAAGGTAAAAGAAATAAGTCATTTAGAGGTAAACTCTCTTATAGGAGAAGCAAGAAgaagttgaataaaaatgaaacagaGAGTAAAGGAGATGAAGATGAATACGGTTTGATTATTGAAAATCTTGAGCAGAATCAGAAGAATAGAAGAGCTGCTAGTGAGCTTGAGTTGGTTGAAGAGGCGGTGAGAGCCGTCAGAGACGAGGCTTCCGATGAGAATCTAGGGAGGTTGTTGAGGCTTGTGTATGGTTATGATTCGTTTCGTGATGGACAGCTAGAGGCCGTAAAGATGGTCCTTGATAAGAAGTCAACGATGCTGGTTTTGCCAACTGGTGCAGGGAAATCGTTGTGTTATCAGATACCGGCAATGATTTTGCCAGGGCTGACTCTGGTTGTTTGTCCCTTAGTGGCGTTAATGATTGATCAATTGAGGCATCTGCCTCCTGTGATTCATGGCGGCTTTTTGAGTAGTAGTCAG AGACCTGAAGAGGTTGCTGAGACGCTAAGGCTGATTCAAGTAGGGGCAATAAAG GTGCTTTTTGTTTCTCCAGAAAGATTTTTAAATGCAGATTTTTTGTCAATATTTACTGCTACTTCATTGATATCACTTGTTGTGGTTGATGAAGCTCACTGTGTATCTGAGTG GTCACATAATTTTCGTCCCTCATACATGAGGCTTAGAGCGTCCTTACTTCGAGCAAGGCTCAATGTTGAGTGCATTCTTGCAATGACTGCAACTGCCACAACCACCACTTTGCGTGATGTTATGTCTGCTCTGGAGATTCCATTAAGCAATCTCATTCAAAAAGCTCAATTAAGGGACAATTTACAATTATCAGTTTCTTTGAGTGGTAATAATAG AATGAAAGATCTGCTTATGTTGATGAAGTCTTCTCCTTTCACAGAAGTTCAAAGCATTATTATATACTGCAAATTTCAG TTTGAAACTGATCTGATAAGCAGATATTTATGTGATAACAGTATCTCTGTGAAG AGTTATCACAGTGGAATCCCTGCAAAGGATCGAAGTCGTATACAGGAGTTGTTTTGCTCTAACAAGATTAGAGTG GTTGTTGCAACTGTGGCATTTGGCATGGGACTGGACAAGAGGGATGTTGGAGCT GTAATTCATTACAGCTTGCCAGAAAGCTTGGAAGAGTATGTACAG GAGATAGGACGTGCTGGACGGGATGGGAGGTTGTCCTATTGCCATCTGTTTTTGGATGATATCACATATTTCAGGCTCCGTAGTCTTATGTACAG TGACGGAGTAGACGAATATGCAATAAACAAGTTCCTCTGTCAAGTTTTCACCAATGGCATGAATTCACATGGGAAACTTTGTTCATTAGTCAAAGAATCAGCCTCCCGCAAATTTGATATAAAAGAAGAG GTGATGCTTACTCTTTTGACATGCTTGGAGTTgggtgaaatacaatatttgcAATTACTCCCAGAGCTGAAAGTAACATGTACATTAAATTTCCATAAG ACCACTCCAACTTTGCTAGCTGATAAGGATAAGATGGTTGCAACAATTCTAAAGAA GTCTGAGACTAAACAGGGGCAATATGTGTTTGACATACCTACTGTGGCAAATAGCATCGGAGCTACAACTATTGATGTATCAAACCAGTTGCTGAATCTCAAG ATGAGAGGAGAAATAACATACGAGCTGAAGGATCCAGCCTATTGTTATACAATTGTGGAAGTTCCTAGTGATTTTTGTGCTCTATCAGCACATCTTACCAAATGGTTGTCAGAGGTCGAAAATTGCAAG GTACGCAAATTGGATAGAATGTTCCATGCAGCAGTCTTTGCAGTGGATGTTTGCGAGAAGACGCACGGTTGCAATGGTTCACTGCATACCCCTTGCTTGCAAAAGAATATTTTGGATTACTTCAGGGGTGATGATAATTGCGATGTTCCTAATAAGATTGGCCAGAGCAG CCCATTTTTACGAGCAGATATAAAG GTGTTTTTGCAGAGCAACTTAAATGCCAAATTTACCCCTAGAGCTGTTGCGAGGATATTGCATGGCATTGCAAGCCCAGCCTATCCATCCACAATTTGGTCTAAAACACATTTCTG GGGAAGGTATGTGCAAATAAACTTCCAAGTCGTAATGGAAGCAGCAAAGGCTGAACTCCTGAATTTTGCTGGGAAGGATGTGCTCTAG
- the LOC102618260 gene encoding uncharacterized protein LOC102618260 codes for MPPSPALKCSPGRELRGESHKRGRSFESGILFREKDDDLALFNEMQTKEKETFLLQSSDDFEDTFSTKLRHFSDIKLGISIPVRGERSDLLNADGEKNDYDWLLTPPDTPLFRSLDDEPAPVNVARKGRPRSQPISISRSSTMEKSYRSSRGSPSPNRLSPSPRSGNSSFQSTRGRPSSAPQSSPTPALRSATPTRRPSPPPSKSSTSAPRSSTPTPRRMSTGSRGTAVSPSVRGTSPIRTSRGNSASPKIRGWQSNIPGFSLEAPPNLRTSLSDRPASYVRGSSPASRNGKDSTSKFSRQSMSPTASRSISSSHSHDRDRFSSHSKGSFASSGDDDMDSLQSIPIGGSDYSVSKRVGAYPNNRAPAFSKKSPRILSSSSAPKRSSFDSALRQMDNRRSPQNMFRPLLSSVPSSTFFAGKSSSNHRSMISRNSSVTTSSNASSDQGISVAHDTEGNEHCQDDVTSGCGKVLYCDVQEEVFSFDKVDSLDEEDRHERHEKSPNHQLSGLDTDPSTKCNSDAFEEFNHHGTDIDVDPTSKALTLRADSSEVCSSGTTRLCSRCNLQYRVIETVERDINLCPDCRKQNDLVTVTNPERAVIAAENSSVSSMKISEDNKPFDELNPQMIISELQSQVSDTVEPRVSEVEKNVAKSQTPNSEQSQIYWRENSTAGSPLEWGEEKRNYLQDMGQPDVGYDLADRDTEGQRLQLSNDHLDMKVFTSEGAGISLLLKRSTSIKGPVVQGRTFTATNIPYEDLSYARDSSNSLRSSVGHGSVSASSSIDFSSSRQSDTRVQRQLSGRKLDMENYRCDLNTKPQSIGSSLPGSSIYTHQVFGLARSTHENSEASVGDVKHGVERMPVTSQSEVLASENKEAGINSIAFTDVAVLEEGILGHNESSRTVDASTSEFSSHMAGIQSEQNSVASFPNYEDRTSCENGEEIPKIARSASDVEASVIIPESSYEEEHSMLDNGPDGMDDAEVPSHSALATISEIEMENSCQNPLSSQMAEVSPRSTSITNEFQEPSVPTSSDKDITAVPNLNISDHAHGILEESTVLVESRGGSKARSLTLEEATDAILFCSSIVHDIAYQAATIAMERESSVPLEDSRPTVTILGKSNLDRRNLRGRAVGKQTSKAHKARQRRVETNEKPPLIETENDENADESLIQNVGLPNKGDNLKPPKLESKCNCTIM; via the exons ATGCCTCCTTCTCCGGCATTGAAGTGTTCTCCTGGGAGAGAGCTGAGAGGGGAGAGTCACAAGCGAGGGCGAAGTTTTGAGAGCGGAATACTGTTCAGAGAGAAAGATGATGACCTTGCTTTGTTCAATGAAATGCAGACCAAAGAAAAGGAGACCTTTTTGCTTCAGTCGTCTGATGACTTTGAAGACACTTTCT CTACAAAACTGAGACACTTTTCGGATATCAAGCTTGGAATCTCGATTCCTGTTCGAGGAGAGAGGAGTGACCTGCTAAATGCAGATGGGGAGAAGAATGACTATGATTG GTTGTTGACTCCTCCCGACACCCCTCTTTTTCGTTCATTGGATGATGAGCCGGCACCAGTTAATGTTGCACGGAAGGGCAGGCCTCGGAGCCAACCAATTTCTATATCGAGATCATCAACA ATGGAGAAAAGTTACAGAAGCAGTAGGGGTAGTCCAAGTCCAAATCGCTTAAGCCCATCACCTCGATCTGGGAATAGTTCATTCCAGTCAACGAGAGGAAGGCCGTCTTCAGCGCCTCAATCCAGTCCAACTCCTGCTCTGCGGTCTGCTACTCCAACACGGAGGCCATCTCCTCCCCCAAGTAAATCCTCTACATCTGCACCGAGGTCTTCTACTCCAACTCCACGGAGGATGAGTACAGGTTCAAGGGGTACTGCAGTCTCACCAAGTGTGAGGGGAACTTCTCCCATAAGGACAAGTCGAGGTAATTCTGCCTCTCCAAAAATTAGGGGATGGCAGTCAAATATCCCTGGCTTCTCTTTGGAAGCACCACCCAATCTTCGGACATCCTTGTCTGATCGACCGGCCTCTTACGTGAGGGGTTCCTCACCAGCATCGAGAAATGGTAAGGATTCAACTTCAAAATTCAGCAGGCAATCAATGTCTCCTACTGCTTCTAGAAGTATCAGTTCTTCACATAGTCATGATCGAGATCGATTTAGCTCTCATAGTAAAGGTTCTTTCGCATCTTCTGGTGATGATGACATGGACTCTCTACAGTCTATTCCTATTGGTGGCTCCGACTACTCAGTGTCAAAGAGAGTTGGTGCATATCCAAATAACAGAGCTCCAGCCTTCTCTAAGAAATCACCAAGAATTCTGTCCTCAAGTTCTGCTCCAAAGAGATCATCCTTTGATTCTGCCCTTCGCCAAATG GATAATCGAAGAAGTCCTCAGAATATGTTCAGGCCGCTCTTATCTAGTGTCCCGAGCTCCACTTTCTTTGCTGGAAAGAGCAGTTCTAACCATCGCTCTATGATATCCCGGAATTCTTCAGTTACAACCAGCAGTAATGCAAGTTCTGATCAAGGTATAAGTGTTGCACATGACACTGAAGGAAATGAACACTGCCAGGATGATGTGACAAGTGGTTGTGGGAAAGTACTGTATTGTGATGTTCAGGAAGAAGTGTTTTCCTTTGATAAGGTGGATTCGCTAGATGAAGAAGATAGGCATGAAAGACATGAGAAGTCACCTAACCATCAGCTTAGTGGCTTGGACACGGATCCTTCTACGAAATGCAATTCTGATGCCTTTGAAGAGTTCAATCATCATGGCACTGATATTGATGTAGATCCAACTTCCAAAGCTTTGACTCTTAGGGCTGATTCTTCTGAAGTTTGTAGTTCTGGAACTACTAGACTGTGTTCTCGATGTAATCTCCAGTATCGTGTCATTGAAACAGTAGAAAGGGACATTAATCTTTGTCCAGATTGCAGAAAGCAAAATGATCTTGTGACTGTCACTAATCCAGAGAGAGCTGTAATAGCTGCAGAAAATTCCTCAGTGTCGTCCATGAAGATTTCTGAAGATAATAAACCATTTGATGAATTAAACCCCCAAATGATCATATCTGAATTGCAGTCACAAGTTTCTGATACGGTTGAACCAAGGGTTTCTGAGGTAGAAAAAAATGTTGCAAAAAGCCAAACTCCCAACTCTGAGCAAAGCCAAATATACTGGCGTGAAAATTCTACAGCAGGTTCTCCTTTGGAATGGGGTGAAGAGAAGCGTAATTATCTGCAAGATATGGGACAACCTGATGTTGGTTATGATCTGGCTGATAGGGACACGGAAGGTCAGCGATTGCAGCTCTCTAATGACCATTTAGATATGAAAGTTTTCACTTCAGAAGGTGCTGGCATTTCCTTATTGCTGAAGAGGTCAACCAGTATCAAAGGGCCTGTTGTTCAAGGCAGGACTTTCACTGCTACTAATATACCTTATGAAGATCTGTCTTATGCAAGAGACAGTTCAAACAGTTTGAGAAGCTCTGTCGGACATGGAAGTGTCTCTGCTTCATCTTCAATTGATTTCAGCTCATCTAGACAATCAGACACTCGTGTACAGCGGCAGTTAAGTGGGAGGAAATTGGACATGGAGAATTACAGATGTGATTTGAACACAAAACCTCAAAGCATTGGGTCATCATTACCTGGGAGCTCAATCTATACTCATCAAGTTTTTGGTCTCGCAAGAAGCACACATGAAAATTCTGAGGCCTCAGTTGGTGATGTGAAACATGGTGTAGAAAGGATGCCAGTTACTTCTCAATCTGAAGTGCTTGCTTCGGAAAATAAAGAAGCAGGCATTAACAGTATAGCTTTTACTGACGTAGCAGTTCTTGAGGAAGGTATTCTTGGACATAATGAGAGCAGTAGAACAGTGGATGCTTCTACCTCAGAGTTTTCAAGCCATATGGCCGGTATTCAGTCAGAGCAAAATTCAGTGGCATCATTTCCAAATTATGAAGACCGTACTTCATGTGAAAATGGAGAAGAGATTCCAAAGATTGCAAGGAGTGCCTCTGATGTGGAAGCATCTGTTATCATTCCTGAGTCTTCTTACGAGGAGGAACATTCCATGCTGGACAATGGTCCTGATGGGATGGATGACGCAGAAGTTCCTTCTCATAGCGCTTTGGCTACAATATCAGAAATAGAAATGGAGAACAGCTGTCAGAATCCCCTAAGTTCACAGATGGCAGAGGTCTCTCCTAGGTCAACAAGCATCACGAATGAATTTCAGGAGCCTTCTGTTCCTACATCTTCAGATAAGGATATAACAGCTGTTCCAAACCTCAATATCTCAGATCATGCACATGGCATTTTAG AGGAGTCAACTGTATTGGTAGAGTCTCGTGGAGGAAGTAAGGCAAGAAGCTTGACACTAGAAGAAGCAACAGATGCAATACTTTTCTGCAGCTCCATTGTCCATGATATAGCCTATCAGGCTGCAACCATAGCAATGGAGAGAGAAAGTTCGGTGCCATTGGAAGATTCCCGGCCAACAGTTACAATACTGGGAAAATCCAATTTGGATAGAAGGAACCTACGTGGTAGGGCTGTGGGTAAACAAACTTCGAAAGCCCATAAAGCCAGGCAGAGGCGAGtagaaacaaatgaaaagcCTCCCCTTATCGAGACTGAGAACGACGAGAATGCTGATGAATCTTTGATTCAAAATGTGGGGCTTCCTAATAAGGGGGATAATCTGAAGCCTCCAAAGCTGGAATCCAAGTGCAATTGCACAATAATGTGA
- the LOC112499006 gene encoding putative F-box protein At1g67623 has protein sequence MARSWMFSFLSIMKGTRKKRDKVEGTWISSSLSITKRTRKKRKKLGTSIESLPHALLTEVMAQVASTSLVDLSRLKLSCKYFLQAADDDFVFEHASLDKFYVVWPMTDRHASLFLMRCKKSGNPEALYRQGMHDYFSLGLTNSGFRLLKRAADKKHPEATYVYTIIMLLCCGSQFKKQGFELLSSLKSTYGIRECRTKIRAGVINSLWIRNITVDQHGEYSAETCDCLRTRMRGWDDGLDKLIGSCESCLCVTEVNFFCDLLRSSSCCKEWSF, from the coding sequence ATGGCGCGCAGCTGGATGTTTAGCTTTCTCTCAATAATGAAGGGAACCAGAAAGAAAAGAGACAAAGTTGAAGGCACCTGGATTAGTAGCTCTCTCTCAATAACGAAGAGAACCAGAAAAAAACGAAAGAAATTGGGAACGTCCATTGAGTCTCTTCCACACGCTTTGCTAACAGAGGTTATGGCTCAAGTCGCCTCTACTTCATTGGTCGATCTTTCTCGCCTTAAATTGAGTTGCAAATACTTTCTTCAAGCTGCTGACGACGACTTCGTCTTCGAGCATGCATCCCTGGACAAGTTCTACGTAGTCTGGCCTATGACTGACAGACATGCTAGCTTATTTTTGATGCGCTGCAAAAAGAGTGGAAACCCTGAAGCCCTTTACAGACAAGGCATGCACGACTACTTCAGTCTTGGCCTTACAAATTCGGGTTTCAGGCTACTGAAACGAGCTGCCGACAAGAAACACCCAGAGGCGACCTATGTGTACACCATTATTATGCTTTTGTGCTGTGGGAGTCAGTTCAAGAAACAGGGTTTCGAGCTTTTGAGTTCGTTGAAGAGTACTTATGGGATCAGGGAATGCCGAACGAAGATCCGTGCTGGAGTTATTAATAGCTTGTGGATACGTAATATTACTGTTGATCAACATGGGGAGTACAGTGCCGAAACCTGCGACTGCTTGCGCACAAGGATGAGAGGGTGGGATGATGGATTAGATAAACTTATTGGTTCTTGTGAATCTTGCTTGTGTGTTACGgaagttaatttcttttgtgaTTTGCTTAGGTCTTCATCCTGCTGTAAAGAGTGgtctttttag